In Musa acuminata AAA Group cultivar baxijiao chromosome BXJ3-9, Cavendish_Baxijiao_AAA, whole genome shotgun sequence, a single genomic region encodes these proteins:
- the LOC103999060 gene encoding protein TIFY 5A, giving the protein MGFGCDPELRLSLGGRDDDEGSSSNEQCKSARLGRVESMLRSSTQHQQQVTTVFCNGRVYLCDATEIQARAIISMARREMDDRMTKKNQQQPTAPPPPQAVPQILNPGLSMKRSLQRFLQKRKARIRDVSPYTQRHKLFLPIESQQA; this is encoded by the exons ATGGGGTTCGGTTGCGATCCCGAGCTCCGGCTCTCGCTCGGCGGCCGGGACGACGACGAAGGCAGCAGCTCGAACGAGCAGTGCAAGTCTGCGAGGCTCGGCAG GGTTGAGTCGATGCTGAGAAGCTCGACGCAGCACCAGCAGCAGGTGACGACGGTCTTCTGCAATGGCCGGGTCTACCTCTGCGACGCCACCGAGATCCAG GCAAGAGCGATCATATCCATGGCCAGGAGGGAGATGGACGACAGGATGACAAAGAAGAACCAGCAGCAGCCGACGGCGCCGCCACCTCCTCAGGCTGTGCCGCAGATCCTCAACCCCGGGCTGTCCATGAAGCGATCCCTGCAGCGGTTCCTGCAGAAGAGGAAGGCCAGAATCAGAGATGTCTCCCCTTACACTCAAAGACACAAGCTGTTCCTCCCGATCGAATCACAGCAGGCTTAA